Below is a genomic region from Lonsdalea populi.
GCACAGAGCCTGACCAGCAATTATTCGAAGCTGGCGACGCGATATGGCGCCGACATCGTGCCTACCGACGGGTTTAACCAGTCGCTGGATCTGGTGCTGAGCGGCCGTGCCGATGCGACGCTGAACGACAATCTGTCATTCCTCGACTTCAAAAAACAAAAGCCGGATGCGAAAGTCAAAGTTGCCGCCACGGCGGAAAGCGGCGATCCTTCCGCCATTCTGGTGCGCAAGGGACAAGCCCCGCTGATCGGGGCAATCAACCACGCGCTGGACCAGATCAAAGCGGATGGCACGTATAAAACGATTTCTATGCGATACTTCGGGGAAGATGTTTCCCAGTAACCGCAAAGATACCGGAGTTTTTTAGATGCCACCCTGGCTACAACTCATGGCAGACTCCTTCTGGAGTCTGCTTTCTGCTGGACTGAAGTTCACCGTTCCTCTGGCTATTATTTCCTTCGTGCTTGGGCTTGCCGTCGGGATCGTCGTCGCCTTGATCCGGCTTTATGGACCCCGCACGCTGAAATGGATTGCCGATTTTTATGTCTGGGTGATTCGCGGCACGCCACTGCTGGTGCAGCTGTTTCTGATATTTTACGGACTCCCCAGCGCCGGCATCACCCTGGATGCGTTTCCTGCCGCGCTGATTGGTTTTACCCTGAATGTAGGGGCCTATAGCTCTGAGATCGTCCGCGGAGCCATATTGTCTGTCCCCCAGGGACAGTGGAACGCCGCCTATTCGCTGGGAATGAAAGGGGCTCAGGCCATTCGGTGGGTCATTTTTCCTCAATCGGTATTCGTGTCCTTGCCCCCGCTATCGAACACCTTTATCTCTCTGATCAAAGATACGTCGTTGGCGGCCGTCATCACCGTGCCGGAAATGTTTCTTGCGGCTCAGCGCATCGTCTCCGTCACCTATGAACCGCTTATTCTTTATGTCGAAGCCGCCGTTATCTATCTTCTGTTCTGTACCATTTTGAGCAAAGCTCAGGCACGGTTGGAAAGCTTCTATCAACGGCATAATGTTCGTTAGTTCAATATCTGGCCTTCCGCAGAGCGGGAGGCAAAGTAACTCATTCATTTTGTTAATCTTAATATCTTCTTCCGGCCCCATATAGGCCTGCCTCGCTGCCCTAATCCTGCCAAATTATCTAGCAACTTGATAACAGGTTGCACTAAAAAAGACAACATACGCCATCCTTATGCACTGGTTAAGATCGCAATGTTCTGCCAAATTCGCCAATCAGGTCTCCCAGCACCAAAACAAGGCAATTTTTTGAGTTACGTGACTATATTGGTGCAATACATATCAAACTTTGTGTGTTCCCTCACAAAACTCTCCGCCATTAGGCGCGAAAGGGACCGTCACGGATTGGCATTAGTTTTGCTTAATCACGCCACGGCACAATGTCCAACGACGGCGCCGGCAGACAGGGCGTAGGCAATGCTACGTCCATTACCACAGCACATAACTCATTAGGCACATAAGATGATGAAAAAACTGATCATGTCTACGCTGGTCGCGGGCGCGTCTCTCTTTACGGCGACGCAACAGGCCCATGCTGGCACCACGCTAGATGCTATCCAGAAAAAAGGTTTTGTCCAATGCGGTATCAGTGATGGTTTGCCGGGTTTTTCCTATGCCGATGCCAGCGGCAAATATGCCGGTATTGACGTGGATGTTTGCAAGGGCGTCGCGGCTGCCGTCTTCGGAGATGCCAATAAGGTAAAATTTACTCCGCTGACCGCCAAAGAACGCTTTACGGCGCTGCAGTCAGGCGAAGTGGACCTGCTGTCCCGTAATACAACATGGACCTCTTCGCGTGACGCGGGCATGGGCATGCTGTTCACCGGCGTCACCTACTACGATGGCATTGGTTTCCTGACCCACAACAAGGCCGGGCTGAAAAGCGCGAAGGAGCTGGACGGCGCTACCGTCTGTATTCAGGCGGGAACCGATACCGAACTGAATGTCGCAGACTATTTCAAAACTCACGGCATGAAGTACACGCCGGTCACTTTCGACCGCTCCGATGAGAGCGCCAAAGCGCTGGAGTCCGGCCGCTGCGACACGCTGTCTTCCGACCAGTCTCAGCTGTATGCACTGCGCATTAAATTGGCCAATCCCAACGAATACATCGTGCTGCCTGAAGTCATCTCCAAGGAACCCCTGGGACCAGTCGTTCGCCGTGGCGACGAAGAGTGGTTCTCCATCGTGCGCTGGAGCTTGTTCGCCATGCTGAACGCGGAAGAAATGGGTATCACCTCTCAGAATGTCGACCAGATGCAGGCCAAACCTGCAACGCCGGATATGGCTCACCTGCTCGGCAAAGAAGGTAATTACGGCAAAGACCTCAAATTACCCGCCGATTGGGCCTACAAGATTATTAAACAGGTCGGTAACTACGGCGAAGTCTTTGAGCGTAACGTGGGTATGGGCAGCGAGTTGAAAATCAAACGCGGGCTGAATGAATTGTGGACCAAAGGCGGTATCCAATACGCGCCTGCCGTTCGCTAATCTCTCAAGTAAACCGGGCACGGCTTTATCGCCGTGCTCTCGTTTGACGCTATCGAGGCTTCATCATGCTGCAACGCCCAACCGTAAAAGGTGATTTATCACTGACTAATCCTGCGGTGCGCGCCTGGCTGTACCAAATCGTCGCTGTCATCGTCGTACTGGCTTTAGCTACATATCTGTTGCACAACACCATCAGCAATCTGGCACAGCGCGGAATTACTTCCGGCTTTGCTTTTCTGGATAACTCCGCCGGGTTTGGTATTGTCCAGCATCTCATTGACTATCAGCAGGGAGATACCTACGCCCGCGTCTTCATCGTCGGCTTGCTGAATACGCTTTTGGTATCGGCCATCTGTATTATCTGTGCCTCCTTATTGGGGTTTATGGTCGGCCTTGCCCGGCTGTCTGACAACTGGCTGCTCCGTAAGCTATCCACCTTCTATATCGAAACGTTCCGCAATATTCCGCCTCTGCTGCAGATCTTCTTCTGGTACTTTGCCGTACTTCGCAATCTACCGGGGCCTCGCCAGGCGGTCAGCGCGCTGGATGCCGTGTTTTTGAGTAACCGCGGATTGTATATCCCGGCAGCAGATTTCGGCCCCGGCGCCCTTCCGGCCCTACTCGCCGTGGTGATTACAGTAGTCGTGACCGTTCTTATCGTCCGTAGAAATCAGCGCTATCACCGTGAAACCGGCATCTATCGTCGAAACTGGCCGTGGCCGTTACTGGTCCTTTCGTTACTGCTGGGTCTGACGCACATCACCTTTGGCCGTGCATTGAACTGGGAGCTCCCGGTATTAAGAGGGTTTAACTTTACCGGCGGTATGGTGATGATCCCTGAACTCGCCGCGCTGGCGCTGGCGCTTTCGGTCTATACCTCATCTTTCATCGCCGAGATCATCCGTTCCGGTATTCAATCAGTTTCTCACGGACAGCATGAAGCGGCGCTCTCACTTGGCCTACCAAAAGCGATCACGCTGCGCAAAGTCATCTTGCCGCAGGCGTTGCGCGTCATCATTCCTCCGCTAACCAGCCAGTACCTGAATATTGTGAAGAACTCTTCTCTCGCCGCTGCGATTGGATATCCGGATATGGTGTCGTTGTTTGCCGGTACGGTCCTCAATCAGACCGGTCAGGCGATTGAAACGATTGCTATGACGATGTCGGTTTACCTGATTATCAGCCTGCTGATCTCGCTACTGATGAATATCTATAACCGTAAAATCGCCTTAATTGAGCGCTAAAGGAGCTGGGTGAACATGATTTCACATACACCAAATCGCCCGACGCCTGTTAGCGGCGCCATCGCATGGGCTCGACGTAACCTGTTTTCCAGCATCCCCAACAGCCTGCTGACCCTGCTCTGTCTGTGGCTGCTGTGGAAAGGACTTCCCCCGCTTCTGAGCTGGGCGGTCTTTGACGCCAACTGGCTAGGCGCAACGCGCAATGACTGTACGCGCGAAGGGGCCTGCTGGGTGTTTATTCACGCTCGCTTCGGCCACTTTATGTACGGGCTATACCCTACAGAAGAGATCTGGCGCATCAATTTCGCGCTCGTGCTGGCGCTATTGAGCATTTTCCCCATGTTCTGGAAAGCGATGCCGCATCGCGGTCGTTATATCGCAGGATGGTGCATCGTTTATCCACTTATCGCCTGGGGGCTGCTGTCCGGGGGATTCGGCGGAATGCCCTACGTAGAAACACGCCAATGGGGCGGGCTCACGCTTACCCTCATTATCGCCGCCGTGGGGATTGCGGGCGCTTTGCCGCTCGGGATCCTGCTGGCGCTGGGCCGACGCTCGGAAATGCCTATCGTCCGTATGCTATGCATAGGATTTATTGAATTCTGGCGTGGCGTGCCGCTGATCACCGTTCTATTTATGTCTTCCGTAATGCTTCCGCTGTTCCTGACGGAGGGGACCAGCATAGACAAACTGTTACGCGCCTTGGTGGGCGTCATTCTGTTCCAATCCGCCTATGTGGCGGAAGTGGTACGCGGTGGACTGCAGGCTTTGCCGAAAGGGCAGTACGAAGCTGCACAGTCGCTGGCATTAGGCTATTGGCGGATGCAGTGTCTGGTCATTTTGCCCCAGGCGCTAAAAATGGTTATCCCCGGTCTGGTCAACACCATCATTTCACTGTTTAAAGATACCAGTCTGGTGATTATCATCGGGTTGTTCGATCTTTTCAGCAGTATCCAGCAGGCCACGGTAGACCCCGCCTGGCTGGGAATGTCTACCGAAGGCTACGTCTTCGCCGCGCTGATCTATTGGATCTTCTGTTTCAGCATGTCGCGTTATAGCCAACATTTAGAAAAACGGTTTGATACCGGACATAAGTCTCATTGAGGTCATCCATGAATCAGAATGCGTCAATAAAACCAGATAACCATATGATAACGTTGGAAAATGTGAATAAGTGGTACGGTCAATTTCACGTATTGAAAGACATTAACCTCCAGGTGAAACAAGGTGAGCGTATTGTCCTGTGTGGCCCATCAGGCTCGGGAAAATCAACGACGATCCGCTGTATCAACCATCTGGAGGAACATCAAAAGGGACGCATTGTTGTCGATGGCATTGAGCTGAACAGCGACAGCCGCAACGTTGAGAAAATCAGAACTGAAGTCGGTATGGTGTTTCAACATTTCAATCTTTTCCCGCATCTCACGGTTTTACAAAACTGTACGCTGGCGCCTAGCTGGGTACATCGTATGCCAAAAAAAGAGGCCGACGCGCTGGCGATGCATTATCTGGAGCGCGTTCGCATTGCGGCCCATGCGCATAAATATCCCGGGCAGCTTTCTGGAGGTCAGCAGCAGCGTGTCGCCATCGCGCGTTCGCTGTGTATGAGGCCTAAGATCATGCTGTTTGATGAGCCTACCTCGGCGTTAGATCCTGAAATGGTCAAAGAGGTACTGGATACCATGCTGGGTTTGGCCGAAGACGGTATGACTATGCTGTGCGTAACCCATGAAATGGGATTTGCGCGCACGGTCGCCAACCGGGTGATCTTTATGGATCAGGGCGAGATCGTCGAACAGGCACCGCCAGATATCTTCTTCTCCAGCCCGCGTTCAGAACGTACCCAATCTTTCCTAGCGCAGATTCTGCATTAGTCCCTTTTACCGAGGCTTATTCAGCGAATAAGCCTCGCTTTATCGAGATTCCAGCCAACGGGTAGCTTAAACTTCCTCTCAATCGACCACACTTATCCCCTGCCCTCACGCGCGATGTGATCCGATTTTTTGGCATATACACGGTGAGCCAAGGCATATTTATTCACCCTAGTGAGCACCAGGGGCTTCAATATTGATGCGGCTAAAAATTTTAGCTCAACCCTGTTGATACTACACCGCTGTGGGGACGATTCAGTCAAGGCTCATACAGAGGTCCATTGGAGGCGTAGCATTCAGGTAAGGGGCAGCGTGGTTAGGTTGTTCCGGTGTGGATGATACCGGCAGGATGAATACAGGGGCAAACTCAGGAGAACGCGAGGGCGGGGCTTGGATAAGTTACACGGTGGCCGTTTTCACCGCCCCAACGCAAAAACCCCCAGCTCTCGCTGAGGGTCTCTACTTTAATTAATGCCTGGCAGTTCCCTACTCTCGCATGGGGAGACCCCACACTACCATCGGCGCTACGGCGTTTCACTGCTGAGTTCGGCATGGGGTCAGGTGGGACCACCGCGCTATCGCCGCCAGGCAAATTCTGTTTCATTCCAATCGTTACACACGCTCTCCGTGCAACCACCAGAACCAATCTGCAAACAAGCTGAACTTCTTCTCGTCTCTCTAAAACACCTTCGGTGTTGTAAGGTTAAGCCTCTCGGGTCATTAGTACTGGTTAGCTCAACGTATCGCTACGCTTACACACCCAGCCTATCTACGTCGTCGTCTTCAACGGCCCTTCAGGGGACTCGAAGTCCCAGGGAAGACTCATCTCGGGGCAAGTTTCCCGCTTAGATGCTTTCAGCGGTTATCTCTTCCGCACTTAGCTACCGGGCAATGCAATTGGCATCACAACCCGAACACCAGTGGTGCGTTCACTCCGGTCCTCTCGTACTAGGAGCAACCCCCCTCAATCTTCCAACGCCCACGGCAGATAGGGACCGAACTGTCTCACGACGTTCTAAACCCAGCTCGCGTACCACTTTAAACGGCGAACAGCCGTACCCTTGGGACCTACTTCAGCCCCAGGATGTGATGAGCCGACATCGAGGTGCCAAACACCGCCGTCGATATGAACTCTTGGGCGGTATCAGCCTGTTATCCCCGGAGTACCTTTTATCCGTTGAGCGATGGCCCTTCCATTCAGAACCACCGGATCACTAAGACCTGCTTTCGCACCTGCTCGAGCCGTCACTCTCGCAGTCAAGCTAGCTTATGCCTTTGCACTAACCTCCTGATGTCCGACCAGGATTAGCTAACCTTCGTGCTCCTCCGTTACTCTTTGGGAGGAGACCGCCCCAGTCAAACTACCCACCAGACACTGTCCGCAACCCCGTTCAGGGGCCCACGTTAGAACATCAAACATTAAAGGGTGGTATTTCAAGGTCGGCTCCATGCAGACTGGCGTCCACACTTCAAAGCCTCCCACCTATCCTACACATCAAGGCTCAAGGTTCAGTGTCAAGCTATAGTAAAGGTTCACGGGGTCTTTCCGTCTTGCCGCGGGTACACTGCATCTTCACAGCGAGTTCAATTTCACTGAGTCTCGGGTGGAGACAGCCTGGCCATCATTACGCCATTCGTGCAGGTCGGAACTTACCCGACAAGGAATTTCGCTACCTTAGGACCGTTATAGTTACGGCCGCCGTTTACCGGGGCTTCGATCAAGAGCTTCGCCTTGCGGCTGACCCCATCAATTAACCTTCCGGCACCGGGCAGGCGTCACACCGTATACGTCCACTTTCGTGTTTGCACAGTGCTGTGTTTTTATTAAACAGTTGCAGCCAGCTGGTATCTGCGACTGGTATCAGCTCCGGGAGCCAGTCCCTTCACCAACGCCAGCGTGCCTTCTCCCGAAGTTACGGCACCATTTTGCCTAGTTCCTTCACCCGAGTTCTCTCAAGCGCCTGGGTATTCTCTACCTGACCACCTGTGTCGGTTTGGGGTACGATTTCGTGTTACCTGGAGCTTAGAGGCTTTTCCTGGAAGCTTGGCATCGGTTACTTCATCACCGTAGTGACTCGTCGTCACGCCTCAGTGTTAACGGTGTTCCGGATTTACCAAAAACACCCACCTACACGCTTAAACCGGGACAACCGTCGCCCGGATAACCCAGCCTTCTCCGTCCCCCCTTCGCAGTAACACCAAGTACAGGAATATTAACCTGTTTCCCATCGACTACGCCTTTCGGCCTCGCCTTAGGGGTCGACTCACCCTGCCCCGATTAACGTTGGACAGGAACCCTTGGTCTTCCGGCGTGCGGGTTTTTCACCCGCATTATCGTTACTTATGTCAGCATTCGCACTTCTGATACCTCCAGCAGCCCTCACAGGCCACCTTCGCAGGCTTACAGAACGCTCCCCTACCCAACAACGCCTAAGCGTCGCTGCCGCAGCTTCGGTGCATGGTTTAGCCCCGTTACATCTTCCGCGCAGGCCGACTCGACCAGTGAGCTATTACGCTTTCTTTAAATGATGGCTGCTTCTAAGCCAACATCCTGGCTGTCTGGGCCTTCCCACATCGTTTCCCACTTAACCATGACTTTGGGACCTTAGCTGGCGGTCTGGGTTGTTTCCCTCTTCACGACGGACGTTAGCACCCGCCGTGTGTCTCCCGTGATAACATTCTTCGGTATTCGCAGTTTGCATCGAGTTGGTAAGCCGGGATGGCCCCCTAGTCGAAACAGTGCTCTACCCCCGAAGATGACTTCACGAGGCGCTACCTAAATAGCTTTCGGGGAGAACCAGCTATCTCCCGGTTTGATTGGCCTTTCACCCCCAGCCACAAGTCATCCGCTAATTTTTCAACATTAGTCGGTTCGGTCCTCCAGTTAGTGTTACCCAACCTTCAACCTGCCCATGGCTAGATCACCGGGTTTCGGGTCTATACCCTGCAACTTAACGCCCAGTTAAGACTCGGTTTCCCTGCGGCTCCCCTATGCGGTTAACCTTGCTACAGAATATAAGTCGCTGACCCATTATACAAAAGGTACGCAGTCACACCCCGAAGGATGCTCCCACTGCTTGTACGTACACGGTTTCAGGTTCTATTTCACTCCCCTCGCCGGGGTTCTTTTCGCCTTTCCCTCACGGTACTGGTTCACTATCGGTCAGTCAGGAGTATTTAGCCTTGGAGGATGGTCCCCCCATATTCAGACAGGATAACACGTGTCCCGCCCTACTCGTCGAACTCACAGCTCATGCCTCTTCGTGTACGGGACTATCACCCTCTGTCGTGCG
It encodes:
- a CDS encoding amino acid ABC transporter permease → MPPWLQLMADSFWSLLSAGLKFTVPLAIISFVLGLAVGIVVALIRLYGPRTLKWIADFYVWVIRGTPLLVQLFLIFYGLPSAGITLDAFPAALIGFTLNVGAYSSEIVRGAILSVPQGQWNAAYSLGMKGAQAIRWVIFPQSVFVSLPPLSNTFISLIKDTSLAAVITVPEMFLAAQRIVSVTYEPLILYVEAAVIYLLFCTILSKAQARLESFYQRHNVR
- a CDS encoding amino acid ABC transporter permease, whose translation is MISHTPNRPTPVSGAIAWARRNLFSSIPNSLLTLLCLWLLWKGLPPLLSWAVFDANWLGATRNDCTREGACWVFIHARFGHFMYGLYPTEEIWRINFALVLALLSIFPMFWKAMPHRGRYIAGWCIVYPLIAWGLLSGGFGGMPYVETRQWGGLTLTLIIAAVGIAGALPLGILLALGRRSEMPIVRMLCIGFIEFWRGVPLITVLFMSSVMLPLFLTEGTSIDKLLRALVGVILFQSAYVAEVVRGGLQALPKGQYEAAQSLALGYWRMQCLVILPQALKMVIPGLVNTIISLFKDTSLVIIIGLFDLFSSIQQATVDPAWLGMSTEGYVFAALIYWIFCFSMSRYSQHLEKRFDTGHKSH
- a CDS encoding amino acid ABC transporter permease encodes the protein MLQRPTVKGDLSLTNPAVRAWLYQIVAVIVVLALATYLLHNTISNLAQRGITSGFAFLDNSAGFGIVQHLIDYQQGDTYARVFIVGLLNTLLVSAICIICASLLGFMVGLARLSDNWLLRKLSTFYIETFRNIPPLLQIFFWYFAVLRNLPGPRQAVSALDAVFLSNRGLYIPAADFGPGALPALLAVVITVVVTVLIVRRNQRYHRETGIYRRNWPWPLLVLSLLLGLTHITFGRALNWELPVLRGFNFTGGMVMIPELAALALALSVYTSSFIAEIIRSGIQSVSHGQHEAALSLGLPKAITLRKVILPQALRVIIPPLTSQYLNIVKNSSLAAAIGYPDMVSLFAGTVLNQTGQAIETIAMTMSVYLIISLLISLLMNIYNRKIALIER
- a CDS encoding amino acid ABC transporter substrate-binding protein, with translation MKKLIMSTLVAGASLFTATQQAHAGTTLDAIQKKGFVQCGISDGLPGFSYADASGKYAGIDVDVCKGVAAAVFGDANKVKFTPLTAKERFTALQSGEVDLLSRNTTWTSSRDAGMGMLFTGVTYYDGIGFLTHNKAGLKSAKELDGATVCIQAGTDTELNVADYFKTHGMKYTPVTFDRSDESAKALESGRCDTLSSDQSQLYALRIKLANPNEYIVLPEVISKEPLGPVVRRGDEEWFSIVRWSLFAMLNAEEMGITSQNVDQMQAKPATPDMAHLLGKEGNYGKDLKLPADWAYKIIKQVGNYGEVFERNVGMGSELKIKRGLNELWTKGGIQYAPAVR
- a CDS encoding amino acid ABC transporter ATP-binding protein, which translates into the protein MNQNASIKPDNHMITLENVNKWYGQFHVLKDINLQVKQGERIVLCGPSGSGKSTTIRCINHLEEHQKGRIVVDGIELNSDSRNVEKIRTEVGMVFQHFNLFPHLTVLQNCTLAPSWVHRMPKKEADALAMHYLERVRIAAHAHKYPGQLSGGQQQRVAIARSLCMRPKIMLFDEPTSALDPEMVKEVLDTMLGLAEDGMTMLCVTHEMGFARTVANRVIFMDQGEIVEQAPPDIFFSSPRSERTQSFLAQILH